One window from the genome of Salvia miltiorrhiza cultivar Shanhuang (shh) chromosome 7, IMPLAD_Smil_shh, whole genome shotgun sequence encodes:
- the LOC130993921 gene encoding uncharacterized protein LOC130993921, whose product MQVVQKVWEETNIPGWSCFVFKEKLKKLKLVLKEWNKNSFENIEHSIKSLKDELQAWDILDYAFGLDEKETIRRNKIKANLILQTRNKISLLQHKAKARWLKEGYLNSSFYHKVIVGRRKKNEMLGMMFENQWIDEPTVIKERVKNFFEKNFRKRNRTLPILRSDFAARKLSNEDKMWLIRPFTEEEIKDAIWSCEGNKSPGPEDFNINFWIKSWEVIKDDFIQVMKDFHTKGKIPRDCNSSFIVLIPNKDEAYSLDEFRPISLICNLYNIIAKVLAGKIEGSYGLNHFKKSGRLHQWSVYPRRSRDFE is encoded by the coding sequence aTGCAAGTGGTACAGAAAGTGTGGGAAGAAACGAACATTCCGGGTTGGAGTTGCTTCGTGTTCAAAGAAAAGCTCAAGAAATTGAAGTTAGTCTTGAAAGAATGGAACAAGAATTCGTTTGAAAACATCGAGCATTCGATCAAATCTCTGAAGGACGAGCTCCAAGCATGGGACATCCTTGATTATGCTTTTGGCCTGGATGAGAAGGAAACCATTAGGAGGAACAAAATCAAAGCCAATCTTATCCTGCAAACGAGGAATAAGATTAGCCTATTGCAACATAAAGCAAAAGCCCGATGGCTAAAGGAGGGTTACTTGAATTCTAGCTTCTACCACAAAGTTATTGTTGGCCgaagaaagaagaatgaaatGTTAGGAATGATGTTCGAGAACCAATGGATCGATGAGCCAACTGTCATCAAGGAGAGGGTGAAGaacttttttgaaaaaaatttcaggaaaagaaatagaactctACCGATCCTACGTTCTGATTTCGCTGCCAGAAAACTCTCGAATGAGGATAAGATGTGGCTGATCAGACCCTTCACGGAAGAAGAAATTAAAGATGCCATTTGGAGTTGCGAAGGAAACAAAAGTCCGGGACCGGAAGACTTTAATATTAACTTTTGGATAAAGTCGTGGGAGGTTATTAAAGACGACTTTATACAGGTTATGAAAGACTTCCACACAAAAGGTAAAATCCCCCGCGACTGCAATTCATCTTTCATAGTACTAATTCCTAATAAAGATGAGGCGTACTCTCTTGATGAGTTCAGACCAATCTCTCTCATCTGCAACCTCTACAATATTATTGCCAAGGTCCTAGCTGGGAAGATTGAGGGCAGTTATGGACTCAATCATTTCAAAAAATCAGGGCGCCTTCATCAGTGGTCGGTTTATCCTCGACGGAGTCGTGATTTTGAATGA